The Pseudonocardia broussonetiae DNA segment CCGGCGCCGCCACCCAGTGCGAGCACCGCGGCGGCGGAGAGCGTGACCGTCCTCGCCATGCTCCTCACGGTAGCGCTACGCCCGGGTGTGCCAGGCTCGGGCCGAACGCTCCCCCACCACCGCCGCCTGGAGTACCTCCGTGCCCGACGCCCAGATCGACCGCCGCACCGTCGTGATCGGCGCCGCCGCGCTGACCGCGGGCCTGACCGTCGCCGGCTGCGCCGCCGGGGCCGGCTCCGCGCCCGCCGCGAGCGGACCGCTCGCCGCCGCCGACGTCCCCGTCGGCGGCGCCACGATCTTCGCCGACCGGGCCGTCGTCGTCACCCAGGCCACCGCGGGCAGCTTCGCGGCGTTCTCGACGGTCTGCCCGCACCAGGGCTGCAACGTCAACGCCGTCGAGGGCGCGGAGATCGTCTGCCCGTGCCACGACAGCCGGTTCGACCTCACCGGCGCCGTCCTGACCGGCCCCGCGGAGAGCGGCCTGGCCGCCGTGCCCGTCACGGTGTCGGGCAGCGAGCTCACGCTCGACTGAGCCGGCCCGTCGCGCCGCGGCGGCGCACGTGCAGCCGGTAGGCCACCGGCACGGTGAGGCCGGGAGTGGCCGCGATCGCCCGGTCGGCCACGGCGCGGGAGAACTCGATGCGCAGCACCTCCTCCAGCGTCGCGCGGTCCTCGAACGTCCAGCGGGTGGCGATGCGGCGCAGCGAGAACCCGCGGCGCACGAAGAACCGCTCGGCGCGCACCGGGTCGTAGTGCGGGATGTCGGCGCGCATCCAGTCGCCGTAGGGCGCCTGCGTGGCGTCGAGGTCGACGATCGCGAGCGCGCCGCCCGGGCGCAGCACGCGCTCGGCCTCCTCGATGCCGGGCTCGCAGCCGGGCCCGAAGAAGTAGGCGGTGCGGGCGTGCACCAGGTCGGCGGACGCGTCGGGCAGCGGCAGCGCGGCAGCGCCGCCCCGGACCACCGGCAGGCCGCGCTCCCGCGCCCGTCGCACGAGCGGCGGGTGCGGCTCCACCCCCACCACCGAGGCGGCCTCGCGGGCGAAGTGCGGCAGGTGGAAGCCGTCGCCGCAGCCGACGTCGACGACGTCCGCCCCGGCCCACGGGGCCTCCTCGCGCAGTGCGTCCCAGATCGCCCCGTCGACGTCCTGGGCGCGGTTCTCCCGCTCGTAGACCTCCGGCCAGTTCCAGAGGTTGGGGCTCGGGATGGTGCCGCCGGTCATGCGGGGACGAGCACGGTGAGCAGCAGCCACGCGACGACGGCCGTCGGGAGCAGCGAGTCGAGGCGGTCCATCATGCCGCCGTGACCGGGCAGCAGGTTGCCCATGTCCTTGATGCCGAGGTCGCGCTTGACCATCGACTCGACGAGGTCGCCCAGCGTCGCCGACACCACGAGCAGCGACCCGGTGAGCACCCCGGCCAGCCACGGCCCGTCGAGCAGCAGGTGCACGCACAGCGCGCCTGTCGCCATGCCCGCGATCTGCGAGCCCGCGAAGCCCTCCCAGGACTTCTTCGGGCTGATCGTGGGCGCCATCGGGTGGCGGCCGAACAGCACGCCCGCCGCGTAGCCGCCGACGTCGGAGGCGACGACGGGGAGCATGAACGTGAGCACGCGCCCGAGCCCGTCGGGCGCGACCGTCATGAGGACGGCGAAACCGCAGCACAGCGGCACGTAGGCGGCGGTGAAGACGGTGGCGGTGACGTCGCGGACGTAGTGCGACGCGCCCCCGCGCATCCGCCAGAGCAGCGTGGCCACCATCGTCAGCGCGAACGAGCCGGCGAGGCCCGCGGTGCCGAACGGCCAGGCCAGCCAGATCGTCGCCTGCCCGCCCACCAGCACCACCGGCAGCGGCACCTCGATCCCCGCCCCGCGGCGCAGCGCGCCGGCGAGCTCCCAGGTGGCGATGGCCGCGGACACCGCGAGCACCGGCACGAAGAACTGCCGCACGAACAGCAGCGACGACAGGATGATCGCGCCCATCGAGACGCCGACCACGACCGCCGCGACCAGGTTGCGCCCCAGCCGCGCCGACTTCAGCTGCCGCGGCGCCGCGGCCTGCCCGGGCGTCAACGGGGGCCCGGCCGGAGTGAAAGGCAGGTCACGGGAGGCGGAGGTCGACACGGGCTCAGACTTCGAGGAGCTCGGTTTCCTTGTGCTTCACCAGGTCGTCGATCTGGTGGACGTACTTGTCGACCGTGGTCTGGAGCTCCTTCTCGGCGCGGGCGACCTCGTCCTCGCCGGCCTCCCCGTCCTTGACGATGCGGCCGAGCTCCTCCATGGCCTTGCGGCGGACGCTGCGGATCGTGACCCGGGCGTCCTCGCCCTTGCCGCGCGCGACCTTCACCATCTCGCGGCGCCGCTCCTCCGACAGCTGCGGGATGACGCACCGGATGATCTGGCCGTCGTTGCCCGGGT contains these protein-coding regions:
- a CDS encoding Rieske (2Fe-2S) protein, with the translated sequence MPDAQIDRRTVVIGAAALTAGLTVAGCAAGAGSAPAASGPLAAADVPVGGATIFADRAVVVTQATAGSFAAFSTVCPHQGCNVNAVEGAEIVCPCHDSRFDLTGAVLTGPAESGLAAVPVTVSGSELTLD
- a CDS encoding class I SAM-dependent methyltransferase → MTGGTIPSPNLWNWPEVYERENRAQDVDGAIWDALREEAPWAGADVVDVGCGDGFHLPHFAREAASVVGVEPHPPLVRRARERGLPVVRGGAAALPLPDASADLVHARTAYFFGPGCEPGIEEAERVLRPGGALAIVDLDATQAPYGDWMRADIPHYDPVRAERFFVRRGFSLRRIATRWTFEDRATLEEVLRIEFSRAVADRAIAATPGLTVPVAYRLHVRRRGATGRLSRA
- a CDS encoding phosphatidate cytidylyltransferase, with the translated sequence MTPGQAAAPRQLKSARLGRNLVAAVVVGVSMGAIILSSLLFVRQFFVPVLAVSAAIATWELAGALRRGAGIEVPLPVVLVGGQATIWLAWPFGTAGLAGSFALTMVATLLWRMRGGASHYVRDVTATVFTAAYVPLCCGFAVLMTVAPDGLGRVLTFMLPVVASDVGGYAAGVLFGRHPMAPTISPKKSWEGFAGSQIAGMATGALCVHLLLDGPWLAGVLTGSLLVVSATLGDLVESMVKRDLGIKDMGNLLPGHGGMMDRLDSLLPTAVVAWLLLTVLVPA
- the frr gene encoding ribosome recycling factor translates to MIDETLFDAEEKMEKAVSVAKDDLASVRTGRATPNMFSRVMVEYYGAMTPINQLASISIPEARMVIIKPYDASSLKALEKAIRESDLGLNPGNDGQIIRCVIPQLSEERRREMVKVARGKGEDARVTIRSVRRKAMEELGRIVKDGEAGEDEVARAEKELQTTVDKYVHQIDDLVKHKETELLEV